Proteins encoded together in one Synechococcus sp. A15-62 window:
- a CDS encoding Y-family DNA polymerase, whose translation MPQATALIDGNNFYASCEQSLDPALIGQPVVVLSNNDGCIVARSAEARALGIRMGTPYFKARRELERHNVVVRSSNYALYADMSQRMMSLLEAHCEELEVYSIDEAFGRIRRPRNGDLQGWARQLRARARQNLGLPIAIGLGASKAQAKLANRLAKQTPDHAGMFDLGQCDNPDRWLETIAIEDVWGIGRQLAHWCRLRGISNARHLRDMPSGELRAKCGVVGLRLQRELRGHACLPLELAPAPKQETCVSRSFSRPITSQEELHQAIATYVVRAAEKLRKQRQRAAALTIYTRTSPFAPGFYSQAASTQLDLPSNDTAVLLQAARPLVARIFRPHRPLAKAGVLMQHLQSHDILQTHLMVPMSEEQQQKRECLMQTIDRINRRYGRGTLQWAGCGLQPSWLMRREQLSRAATTRLQDLPVVKA comes from the coding sequence ATGCCTCAGGCCACGGCCCTGATCGATGGAAACAACTTCTATGCCTCCTGCGAACAGAGCCTGGATCCGGCTCTGATCGGTCAGCCCGTGGTGGTGCTGTCCAACAACGACGGCTGCATCGTTGCGCGCAGTGCCGAAGCCCGTGCCCTCGGCATCCGCATGGGAACGCCGTACTTCAAGGCACGCCGGGAACTTGAACGGCACAACGTGGTGGTGCGCAGTTCGAACTACGCCCTCTATGCCGACATGAGCCAGCGGATGATGAGCCTGCTGGAGGCCCACTGTGAAGAGCTGGAGGTGTATTCGATTGACGAGGCCTTCGGGAGGATTCGTCGTCCCCGCAATGGCGACCTGCAGGGTTGGGCACGCCAGCTGCGGGCACGGGCACGGCAGAACCTCGGCCTTCCGATCGCCATCGGCCTAGGGGCCAGCAAGGCGCAGGCCAAGCTGGCCAATCGCCTGGCCAAACAGACCCCGGACCATGCCGGAATGTTCGACCTCGGCCAGTGCGACAACCCCGATCGCTGGCTGGAAACCATTGCGATCGAAGATGTCTGGGGAATCGGTCGCCAATTGGCCCATTGGTGCCGCCTGCGGGGCATCAGCAACGCACGACATCTCCGGGACATGCCGAGCGGTGAACTGCGCGCCAAATGCGGCGTGGTGGGTCTGCGGCTGCAACGGGAGCTGCGAGGCCATGCCTGCCTGCCGCTGGAGCTGGCACCAGCACCGAAGCAGGAAACCTGCGTGAGCCGCAGTTTCAGCCGCCCCATCACCAGCCAGGAGGAGCTGCACCAGGCCATCGCCACCTACGTGGTGCGCGCCGCCGAGAAATTGCGCAAGCAACGGCAACGGGCAGCGGCTCTCACCATCTACACCCGCACCAGCCCGTTTGCTCCTGGGTTTTACAGCCAAGCGGCCAGCACGCAGCTGGACCTGCCGAGCAATGACACAGCTGTGCTGCTGCAAGCGGCACGCCCCTTGGTGGCACGGATCTTCCGGCCCCACCGTCCACTGGCCAAGGCCGGCGTGCTGATGCAGCACCTGCAGAGCCACGACATCCTGCAGACCCATCTGATGGTGCCGATGAGTGAGGAGCAGCAGCAGAAACGGGAGTGCCTGATGCAGACCATCGACCGGATCAATCGGCGTTACGGGCGTGGAACCCTGCAATGGGCCGGTTGCGGACTGCAGCCCAGCTGGTTGATGCGGCGTGAGCAACTCAGCCGCGCCGCCACCACCCGTCTGCAGGATCTACCGGTGGTGAAGGCCTGA
- the secF gene encoding protein translocase subunit SecF gives MTEASSSAQAATVLSLRWSLSSMRRKVWLISGLVVLISLLGLLLSWLDPAIRAPLRPGLDFTGGTQIQLERRCDDACAELKAIDVSDVIRSLELPQEEGQPLPNLGAPRVQLLDGGQSLLLRLPTLSAAQGQAVIEAVEPVAGPFLSGGQSVDTIGPSLGKQLLRSSLISLLVAFGGIAAYISFRYDRRYAFLALVALAHDVAIVCGVFAWLGVVLQLEVDSLFAVSLLTIAGYSVNDTVVVFDRIRERSKDAADLPLSLQVDQAVSATLTRTLYTSGTTLLPLLALVFFGGATLYWFAIALALGVVVGSWSSIALAPSLLTLWDRSRD, from the coding sequence ATGACTGAAGCTTCGTCATCGGCACAAGCGGCCACGGTCCTCAGCCTGCGCTGGTCCCTCAGCAGCATGCGCCGCAAGGTGTGGCTGATCTCTGGTCTGGTGGTTCTGATCAGCCTGTTGGGCTTGTTGCTTAGTTGGTTGGACCCTGCGATTCGTGCTCCCCTCCGTCCAGGTCTGGATTTCACCGGCGGCACACAGATCCAACTGGAACGCCGTTGTGATGACGCCTGCGCTGAGCTCAAGGCGATTGATGTCTCGGATGTGATCCGCAGCCTGGAGCTGCCTCAGGAGGAGGGCCAACCTCTCCCCAACCTGGGCGCTCCCCGGGTGCAGCTTCTGGATGGCGGTCAGTCATTGTTGCTGCGCCTGCCAACGTTGTCGGCTGCCCAGGGCCAAGCGGTGATTGAGGCGGTTGAACCCGTTGCAGGGCCGTTCCTCTCCGGTGGTCAATCAGTAGACACGATCGGGCCGAGCCTGGGCAAGCAACTGCTGCGCAGCAGCCTGATCTCTCTGTTGGTGGCGTTTGGCGGTATTGCGGCCTACATCAGCTTCCGCTACGACCGCCGCTACGCCTTTCTTGCTCTGGTGGCGCTGGCCCATGACGTGGCGATCGTCTGTGGTGTCTTTGCCTGGCTCGGAGTTGTGCTTCAGCTGGAGGTGGACAGCCTGTTTGCGGTTTCACTGCTGACGATTGCTGGGTATTCGGTAAACGACACGGTGGTGGTCTTCGATCGCATCCGCGAACGCAGCAAGGACGCCGCCGATCTGCCGCTCTCACTGCAGGTGGATCAAGCGGTTTCCGCCACATTGACCCGCACGCTCTACACCAGCGGAACCACCTTGCTGCCTCTCTTGGCGCTCGTGTTTTTCGGTGGAGCAACGCTCTATTGGTTTGCGATCGCCCTCGCCCTCGGGGTTGTCGTTGGTTCCTGGTCGAGCATTGCCCTGGCACCGTCGCTGCTCACGCTTTGGGACCGCTCCCGTGACTAA
- a CDS encoding 2OG-Fe(II) oxygenase, which translates to MLHVIDNLLPASALQDLRDLCDIHGRLKEQHDGDAQFSWRPETGSPRSIHAAAQQAVVDRYLDEALLPLATPFAPQRAGVEWWCNTNNDLDWHIDKDELEGQRSGRFLLPLLSTVFYPHVSCAGGELLLADNPPIENGYQGPLPTFRSVISIPPVVNRLVLFSPGILHRINPFEGERYSVAVNIWEQAPLTTTAAEPQA; encoded by the coding sequence GTGCTGCACGTCATCGACAACCTTCTGCCCGCCAGCGCCCTCCAGGACCTGCGCGACCTCTGTGACATCCACGGGCGGCTCAAGGAGCAACACGATGGTGATGCTCAATTCAGCTGGCGCCCTGAAACCGGTTCTCCCCGCTCGATTCACGCAGCCGCTCAGCAAGCCGTCGTCGATCGCTACCTCGACGAGGCCCTGCTCCCTCTGGCAACACCATTTGCCCCCCAACGGGCCGGAGTCGAGTGGTGGTGCAACACCAACAACGATCTCGACTGGCACATCGACAAGGACGAGCTGGAAGGCCAACGCAGCGGCCGTTTCCTGCTGCCCTTGCTGTCCACCGTGTTCTACCCCCACGTGAGCTGCGCTGGCGGCGAACTGCTGCTGGCCGACAACCCTCCGATCGAGAACGGATACCAGGGGCCGTTACCCACATTCCGCTCGGTGATCTCGATCCCACCGGTGGTGAACCGCCTGGTGCTGTTCTCCCCCGGCATCCTGCATCGGATCAATCCCTTCGAAGGCGAGCGCTATTCCGTGGCCGTGAACATCTGGGAGCAAGCGCCCCTCACCACAACGGCTGCAGAGCCACAGGCTTGA
- a CDS encoding YraN family protein: protein MQQLEAQGWRLLDRNWHCRWGELDLVLEQQQQLLVVEVKGRRTGHHDRHGLDAFHSAKRRRMARAISCWRAVHPASAEQLLRVKLALVPLTAPCRTIRWIDVERLC, encoded by the coding sequence TTGCAGCAGCTGGAAGCGCAGGGATGGCGCTTGCTGGACCGCAATTGGCACTGCCGTTGGGGCGAGCTCGATCTGGTGCTGGAGCAGCAGCAGCAGCTGCTGGTGGTGGAGGTGAAGGGGCGTCGTACGGGGCATCACGACCGCCATGGCCTTGATGCCTTTCATTCCGCCAAACGGCGCCGCATGGCTCGCGCGATCAGTTGCTGGAGAGCGGTGCATCCGGCGTCAGCTGAGCAGCTGCTTCGGGTCAAGCTGGCCCTTGTTCCCCTAACAGCACCCTGTCGAACGATTCGCTGGATTGATGTGGAACGGCTGTGCTGA
- the ispE gene encoding 4-(cytidine 5'-diphospho)-2-C-methyl-D-erythritol kinase: MITVSAPAKVNLHLEVLGLRSDGFHELAMVMQSIDLADRLSFQNTADAQLSLTCDDASLSVGDDNLILRAAQLLRDRSGFSELGASIHLEKRIPIGAGLAGGSSDGAAALVGLNALWGLGHSPADLERMAAELGSDMPFCVAGGCQLCFGRGEQLEAVPPTPQPLAVLLVKDPTVSVSTPWAYKRCRELKQSHYLADEAAFEQRRQALRSVDWLQPLRRDLPPPLRNDLQDVVAPETAAVRSALDLLNSVPQSLAVAMSGSGPSCFGLFSDLASCRQAQDQLAPQLERAGLKAWSCALRSDGVRIEA, translated from the coding sequence ATGATCACGGTGTCGGCCCCGGCCAAAGTCAACCTGCACCTGGAGGTCCTGGGGCTGCGTTCGGACGGTTTCCATGAGCTGGCCATGGTGATGCAGAGCATCGACTTGGCGGATCGCCTGAGCTTTCAGAACACCGCCGATGCACAACTCAGCCTCACCTGCGATGACGCCAGCCTCAGCGTCGGCGACGACAACCTGATCCTCCGGGCCGCCCAGTTGCTGCGGGACCGTTCGGGTTTCAGTGAATTGGGGGCGTCAATTCATCTGGAGAAGCGCATCCCCATCGGTGCTGGCCTGGCTGGTGGCTCCAGCGACGGCGCCGCGGCACTGGTTGGTCTGAATGCTCTGTGGGGCTTGGGCCACAGCCCCGCGGATCTGGAGCGAATGGCCGCTGAGCTCGGTTCCGACATGCCTTTCTGTGTGGCCGGAGGATGTCAGCTCTGCTTCGGGCGAGGTGAACAACTGGAAGCCGTGCCGCCAACGCCCCAACCCCTGGCGGTGCTCTTGGTCAAAGACCCCACGGTGAGCGTCTCAACGCCCTGGGCTTACAAGCGTTGCCGCGAACTCAAGCAATCCCACTACCTCGCTGATGAGGCGGCTTTTGAACAACGCCGGCAAGCGTTGCGCAGCGTTGATTGGCTCCAGCCATTGCGTAGAGATCTGCCACCTCCTTTGCGCAATGACCTGCAGGACGTGGTGGCGCCCGAAACAGCTGCAGTGCGTTCGGCGCTCGATCTGTTGAACAGCGTTCCCCAAAGCTTGGCGGTGGCCATGAGCGGTTCTGGACCCAGTTGCTTCGGGCTGTTCTCCGATCTGGCGTCGTGCCGCCAGGCACAGGATCAGCTTGCTCCTCAGCTGGAGCGCGCCGGCCTGAAGGCCTGGTCTTGCGCCCTCCGCAGCGATGGCGTGAGGATCGAGGCATGA
- a CDS encoding pentapeptide repeat-containing protein encodes MRRRFTAVLISLVVFSCQWLLAAPAHAAMDVAKQVLIGADYSNKDLRGATFNLSNLREANLSGSDLRGASLYGAKLQDADLSGTDLREATLDAAVMTGTNLEDAVLEGAFAFNTRFSDVLITGADFTDVPMRGDQLKSLCAVADGTNSVTGRSTRESLGCA; translated from the coding sequence ATGCGCAGACGCTTCACGGCCGTACTGATCTCTCTGGTGGTGTTCTCATGCCAGTGGCTGTTGGCGGCTCCAGCCCACGCCGCGATGGATGTGGCCAAACAGGTGCTGATCGGTGCCGACTACTCGAACAAGGACCTGCGGGGGGCCACCTTCAACCTCAGCAACCTGCGCGAAGCCAACCTCTCCGGATCGGATCTGCGGGGAGCCAGCCTTTACGGCGCGAAGCTGCAGGATGCCGACCTCAGCGGCACCGACCTGCGCGAAGCCACCCTGGACGCCGCCGTGATGACAGGCACCAACCTTGAAGATGCCGTGCTGGAAGGGGCCTTTGCCTTCAACACCCGCTTCAGTGATGTGTTGATCACGGGAGCCGACTTCACCGACGTTCCCATGCGCGGGGACCAACTCAAAAGCCTCTGCGCCGTTGCCGACGGAACGAATTCCGTCACGGGCCGCAGCACCCGCGAGAGTCTCGGTTGCGCTTGA
- a CDS encoding 23S rRNA (pseudouridine(1915)-N(3))-methyltransferase RlmH — translation MNPARCRILAVGKVRRGWIQDGIDLYLKRLPGLTISELRDSNPDKEADAIRAALRPDETLIALMEQGDTLASVPFAQRLEQFGNQRLAFVIGGADGLTAELKAQAQWRLSLSPMTFPHELARLMLVEQLFRAQAIVQGSPYHRA, via the coding sequence TTGAACCCGGCCCGTTGCCGGATTCTTGCGGTGGGGAAAGTGCGTCGTGGCTGGATTCAGGATGGCATTGACCTCTACCTGAAACGCCTGCCTGGGTTGACCATCAGCGAACTGCGCGACAGCAACCCAGACAAGGAAGCCGATGCCATCAGGGCAGCCCTGCGGCCCGATGAAACCCTGATTGCGCTGATGGAGCAGGGCGACACCTTGGCGTCGGTTCCCTTCGCACAACGACTCGAACAATTCGGCAACCAGCGGCTGGCCTTTGTGATTGGTGGAGCCGACGGTCTCACCGCTGAGCTCAAGGCGCAGGCCCAATGGCGACTGAGCCTCTCCCCGATGACCTTCCCCCACGAACTGGCGCGGCTGATGCTTGTGGAACAACTGTTCCGGGCCCAGGCGATTGTCCAAGGCAGCCCCTATCACCGCGCCTAG
- a CDS encoding pyruvate dehydrogenase complex E1 component subunit beta: MAGTLLFNALREAIDEEMGRDPHVCVMGEDVGHYGGSYKVTKDLAEKYGDLRVLDTPIAENGFTGMAVGAAMTGLRPIVEGMNMGFLLLAFNQISNNMGMLRYTSGGNFTIPTVVRGPGGVGRQLGAEHSQRLEAYFHAVPGIKIVACSTPTNAKGLMKAAIRDNNPVLFFEHVLLYNLSEELPEGDYTCALDQADLVKEGTDVTILTYSRMRHHCLKAVEQLEAEGVSVELIDLISLKPFDMETISRSIRKTNKVIVVEECMKTGGIGAELIALITEQCFDDLDARPVRLSSQDIPTPYNGSLENLTIIQPHQIVEAANALVNKGI, encoded by the coding sequence GTGGCAGGAACACTTCTCTTCAACGCCCTTCGGGAAGCCATCGACGAGGAGATGGGCAGAGACCCCCACGTCTGCGTGATGGGGGAGGACGTCGGTCATTACGGCGGCAGCTACAAGGTCACCAAGGATCTGGCGGAGAAATACGGCGATCTCAGGGTGCTCGACACACCAATTGCTGAGAACGGCTTCACCGGAATGGCGGTTGGTGCGGCGATGACCGGTCTCCGGCCGATCGTTGAGGGCATGAACATGGGCTTCCTGCTCCTGGCCTTCAACCAGATCTCCAACAACATGGGGATGCTCCGCTACACCAGCGGGGGCAACTTCACCATTCCCACCGTGGTGCGCGGTCCAGGCGGTGTTGGTCGTCAGCTAGGCGCTGAGCACAGCCAACGGCTTGAGGCCTACTTCCATGCCGTTCCCGGCATCAAGATCGTGGCCTGCAGCACGCCCACCAATGCCAAAGGCCTGATGAAGGCCGCGATTCGCGATAACAATCCTGTGCTCTTCTTCGAGCACGTTCTGCTGTACAACCTCAGCGAGGAGCTCCCCGAAGGCGACTACACCTGTGCCCTCGACCAGGCGGATCTGGTGAAGGAAGGCACCGATGTGACGATCCTCACCTACTCCCGGATGCGTCATCACTGCCTCAAGGCTGTGGAGCAACTGGAGGCAGAGGGTGTGAGCGTTGAACTGATCGATCTGATCAGCCTCAAGCCCTTCGACATGGAGACAATCAGCCGCTCCATCCGCAAGACCAACAAGGTCATCGTGGTGGAGGAATGCATGAAGACCGGCGGCATCGGGGCTGAGTTGATTGCGCTGATCACCGAGCAGTGCTTCGACGACCTGGATGCCCGGCCTGTGCGTCTTTCCAGTCAGGACATCCCCACCCCCTACAACGGTTCCCTGGAGAACCTCACGATCATTCAGCCGCATCAGATCGTTGAGGCGGCTAATGCGTTGGTCAACAAGGGCATCTGA
- the rsmA gene encoding 16S rRNA (adenine(1518)-N(6)/adenine(1519)-N(6))-dimethyltransferase RsmA — translation MGFSGHHARKRFGQHWLRDESVLQLIIEAADLQSTDRVLEVGPGRGALTERLLAAGLKAVHAIELDRDLVQGLRERFEVQPGFSLHQGDVLDAPLELSDGRIADKVVANIPYNITGPLLERLVGRLDRPVYPPYQRLVLLVQKEVAERIRARPGHSSFSALSVRMQLLARCHSVCPVPPRCFQPPPKVQSEVICLEPLPASERVEPALAARVESLLKQAFLARRKMLRNTLAGVAEPNRLKDLAASAGFSLQQRPQELAPATWVALARGLNRGD, via the coding sequence ATGGGTTTCTCCGGACATCACGCCCGCAAGCGTTTCGGTCAGCACTGGTTGCGGGACGAATCCGTGCTGCAACTAATCATCGAAGCAGCTGATCTGCAGTCCACCGATCGGGTGCTTGAGGTGGGGCCCGGTCGCGGGGCGTTGACCGAGCGTCTGCTGGCCGCGGGGCTGAAGGCGGTGCATGCGATTGAGCTCGACCGCGATCTGGTGCAAGGCCTTCGGGAGCGTTTTGAGGTTCAGCCTGGGTTCAGCCTCCATCAAGGCGATGTTCTTGATGCCCCACTGGAATTAAGTGATGGCCGCATCGCCGACAAGGTGGTGGCGAACATCCCTTACAACATCACTGGCCCACTGCTGGAGCGGTTGGTGGGCCGACTGGACCGGCCGGTCTATCCGCCCTACCAACGGCTTGTGTTGCTGGTGCAGAAAGAGGTGGCTGAGCGGATTCGTGCCCGGCCGGGCCACAGCAGCTTCAGCGCCCTGAGTGTTCGCATGCAGTTGCTGGCTCGGTGCCATTCGGTGTGTCCGGTGCCGCCGCGCTGTTTCCAGCCGCCACCAAAGGTGCAATCGGAAGTGATCTGCCTGGAGCCCTTGCCGGCCTCGGAGCGGGTGGAGCCGGCCCTGGCCGCCCGGGTGGAATCGCTGCTGAAGCAGGCGTTTCTGGCGCGGCGCAAGATGTTGCGCAACACCCTGGCGGGTGTGGCTGAGCCAAACCGCTTGAAGGATTTGGCGGCCTCTGCGGGTTTCAGCCTGCAGCAACGCCCCCAGGAACTCGCGCCCGCCACCTGGGTCGCCCTGGCCAGGGGTTTGAATCGGGGCGACTGA
- the secD gene encoding protein translocase subunit SecD: MARYQGWFALVLALAIAAGMFLVRTPLELGLDLRGGSQLTVEVKPAGEITRVGAEEMEAVKAVLDRRVNGLGVAESTLQTVGESQLVLQLPGEQDPTAAARVLGDTALLEFRAQKADTEAEFRGLRQLRSQVEAILRLREDQIRRGETPEPLDLDQLKSTQQTLGLDGQASSEEEQLRQLLNKVDSDLLTMLEPAALTGKQLVTAGRQPLQNNPNNWEVTLNFDGEGAEAFADLTKSIAGTDRLLAITLDDQLISAASVGPQFKSAGISGGAATISGNFSAETARELEVKLRGGSLPLPVEVIEVRTIGPTLGAENIRRSLVASLSGLALVAVFMVVAYRLPGAVAVMALSLYALFNLAVYALIPVTLTLPGIAGFILSIGMAVDANVLIFERIKDELRRGNTLIRSIDTGFSEAFSSIVDGHLTTLISCAALFFLGTGLVKGFAATLGIGVLLSLFTALTCTRTLLRFLMGYAGLRRASNFLPTGQLSSPTA, translated from the coding sequence ATGGCGCGTTATCAGGGTTGGTTTGCCCTTGTTCTTGCCCTGGCGATCGCCGCCGGGATGTTTTTGGTTCGTACGCCGCTGGAACTGGGCCTCGATCTACGGGGCGGCAGTCAGCTCACCGTTGAAGTGAAGCCAGCCGGCGAGATCACCCGGGTTGGCGCCGAAGAGATGGAAGCGGTGAAAGCCGTGCTCGATCGTCGGGTCAACGGTCTTGGTGTGGCTGAGTCCACCCTGCAGACGGTGGGTGAGTCGCAGCTGGTGTTGCAGCTCCCCGGCGAGCAGGATCCCACCGCCGCCGCGCGGGTTCTGGGTGATACGGCCCTGCTCGAGTTTCGTGCCCAAAAGGCCGACACCGAGGCTGAGTTCCGTGGGCTGAGACAGCTCCGTTCCCAGGTGGAAGCGATCCTCAGGTTGCGTGAGGATCAGATCCGCCGTGGTGAGACCCCGGAGCCTCTGGATCTGGATCAGCTGAAGTCAACCCAGCAGACCCTGGGTCTTGATGGCCAGGCCAGCTCAGAGGAGGAGCAGCTGCGTCAGCTTCTGAACAAAGTTGATTCCGATCTGCTCACGATGCTTGAGCCGGCAGCGCTGACGGGCAAGCAGCTGGTGACAGCAGGCCGCCAACCGCTCCAGAACAATCCGAACAACTGGGAGGTGACCCTCAATTTCGATGGTGAGGGTGCTGAGGCCTTCGCTGATCTCACCAAATCGATTGCCGGTACCGACCGGTTGCTGGCCATCACCTTGGACGATCAGCTAATCAGTGCAGCCAGCGTTGGCCCCCAATTCAAAAGCGCAGGAATCTCAGGTGGAGCAGCCACCATCAGTGGCAATTTCAGCGCCGAAACGGCCCGTGAGCTGGAGGTGAAGCTGCGGGGCGGCTCCCTGCCCCTCCCGGTTGAAGTGATCGAGGTCCGCACCATCGGGCCCACGCTGGGAGCAGAGAACATCCGCCGCAGCCTGGTGGCTTCCCTCTCGGGTCTGGCTCTGGTTGCGGTGTTCATGGTGGTGGCCTATCGCCTGCCGGGGGCGGTGGCCGTGATGGCCCTGAGCCTTTATGCCCTGTTCAACCTGGCGGTGTACGCCTTGATTCCGGTCACCCTCACGTTGCCGGGAATCGCTGGTTTCATTCTCTCGATCGGCATGGCCGTGGATGCCAATGTTCTGATTTTTGAGCGGATCAAGGATGAATTACGGCGGGGCAACACCTTGATCCGGTCGATCGATACAGGCTTCTCTGAAGCCTTCTCATCGATCGTTGATGGTCACCTGACCACGTTGATCAGCTGCGCAGCTCTGTTCTTCCTCGGCACCGGCCTGGTCAAGGGCTTTGCCGCGACCCTGGGCATTGGTGTTCTGCTGAGTTTGTTCACGGCCCTGACGTGCACCCGCACCCTGCTTCGTTTCCTGATGGGCTACGCCGGTCTGCGTCGTGCCAGCAATTTTCTGCCCACCGGGCAACTTTCTTCCCCCACCGCCTGA
- a CDS encoding LexA family transcriptional regulator, which translates to MELQHRPLPLQPKRSRLTLPLAGERVAAGFPSPADDYVDVGIDLNDQLIRHPTSTFFLHVSGESMTDAGIHDGDLLVVDRSLDPRPGQVVVAVLDGAFTLKRLMRHRGRLRLEAAHPDYPPLELHRCGEVQIWGVAIHVIHPL; encoded by the coding sequence GTGGAGCTCCAACACAGACCGCTTCCCCTGCAGCCCAAGCGCAGTCGGCTCACGCTGCCCCTGGCTGGGGAACGCGTCGCCGCTGGCTTCCCGTCCCCAGCCGATGACTACGTCGACGTGGGGATCGACCTCAATGACCAGCTGATCCGGCATCCCACCAGCACCTTTTTCCTGCATGTGAGCGGCGAATCGATGACCGACGCCGGCATCCATGACGGCGATCTTCTGGTGGTCGATCGCAGCCTCGACCCGCGCCCGGGCCAGGTGGTTGTGGCTGTGCTCGACGGTGCCTTCACCCTCAAACGCCTGATGCGTCATCGCGGCCGGTTGCGCCTGGAAGCCGCCCATCCGGACTATCCGCCGCTGGAGCTTCACCGCTGCGGCGAAGTGCAGATCTGGGGCGTCGCAATCCACGTGATCCATCCGCTCTGA
- a CDS encoding AI-2E family transporter, producing MTAGTFLVALTLVVLVLLLWHLRWVLLVLFGAVVVAVALDVLIAQVQKRTPLKRPQALAAVLGILILTGGLLGQLLVPELINQFQQLGRDLPQLVNKVSDLLSNEPRLAQLNDAVGEGLNLKGLQPLLGFAGGAANSLIQLFLMVLLAILLALDPNAHRRMVVAMTPRPAREQMEHLLDECRQALGGWLSGMTLSATTVFLLTWGGLLLMKAPLALLSALVCGLLTFVPTIGPTAATLLPTGLALLQSPQLMVSVLVFRLVLQNLEAFLLTPLLLRKTVNLLPTVALTAQLSLGALLGLPGVLLALPLVVVLQVLMQRVVVQQIMDRWA from the coding sequence ATGACAGCCGGCACCTTTCTTGTTGCACTCACCTTGGTGGTGCTGGTGCTGTTGCTCTGGCACCTGCGTTGGGTGCTGCTGGTGCTCTTCGGCGCCGTGGTGGTGGCCGTAGCCCTGGATGTGCTGATTGCGCAGGTTCAGAAGCGAACCCCACTGAAGCGCCCCCAGGCCCTGGCGGCCGTGCTGGGGATTTTGATCTTGACCGGTGGACTGCTGGGGCAGCTGCTGGTGCCGGAACTGATCAACCAGTTCCAGCAACTGGGTCGGGATCTCCCGCAGTTGGTCAACAAGGTGTCCGACCTGCTGAGCAATGAGCCTCGCCTGGCGCAACTGAATGACGCAGTGGGTGAGGGCCTCAACCTGAAAGGACTTCAGCCGTTGCTGGGGTTCGCAGGAGGTGCAGCCAATTCGCTGATTCAATTGTTCTTGATGGTGCTGCTCGCGATCCTGCTGGCCTTGGATCCAAACGCCCATCGGCGCATGGTGGTGGCCATGACGCCCCGACCCGCCCGGGAGCAGATGGAACATCTGCTGGATGAATGCCGGCAAGCCTTGGGGGGTTGGCTCAGTGGCATGACCCTCTCCGCCACCACCGTGTTTCTGCTCACCTGGGGAGGCCTTTTACTGATGAAGGCCCCCCTGGCCCTGTTGAGTGCCCTGGTCTGTGGCCTGCTCACGTTCGTGCCGACCATTGGTCCTACGGCGGCAACGTTGCTTCCCACGGGATTGGCCCTGTTGCAGTCGCCGCAATTGATGGTGTCGGTGCTGGTGTTCCGGCTGGTGCTGCAGAACCTGGAGGCTTTTCTGCTCACACCACTGCTGCTGCGCAAAACCGTAAATTTGCTGCCCACGGTGGCCTTAACGGCCCAGCTCAGCCTTGGTGCCCTCCTGGGGCTCCCGGGCGTGCTGCTGGCCCTTCCTTTGGTGGTGGTGCTTCAGGTGTTAATGCAGCGGGTGGTGGTGCAGCAGATCATGGACCGCTGGGCCTGA
- a CDS encoding DUF3082 domain-containing protein yields the protein MTDVPTPESPEPRDPRKGPLSFLSGALTAGLLAWLALGLSRRMVVYFAVHPPHYSSPIAQNIAVTLKTLLVGLSFLATFSTAFVALGLTLVFLRSLFTARDQNPA from the coding sequence ATGACTGATGTCCCCACACCAGAGAGCCCCGAACCACGGGATCCGCGCAAAGGTCCGCTCAGTTTTCTCTCTGGAGCCCTGACGGCTGGGCTTTTGGCCTGGCTGGCCCTGGGGTTGAGTCGGCGGATGGTGGTGTACTTCGCCGTTCATCCCCCGCACTACAGCTCGCCGATTGCCCAAAACATCGCCGTCACCCTCAAGACCCTGCTGGTGGGTTTGTCCTTCCTGGCCACCTTCAGCACCGCTTTTGTGGCCCTCGGCCTGACCCTGGTGTTTCTTCGCAGTCTCTTTACGGCTCGCGATCAGAACCCTGCCTAG